A window of Pan paniscus chromosome 10, NHGRI_mPanPan1-v2.0_pri, whole genome shotgun sequence contains these coding sequences:
- the LOC129393576 gene encoding putative uncharacterized protein FLJ44672, giving the protein MQPRETAVPAEAAMWEAEAGPPQIGLCRATCSLPASSPGPALPPGCVSRPDSGLPTTSLDSAPAQLPAALVGPPLPEAKLPRPSSGLTVASPGSAPALRWQGRWAPLGPAWASRRPLQAQIVLKSASPGPAPASRRPLQAQVVVKSAWNWAWKSSKSAFPGPAPSSRRPLQVQNFLESASPGPAPPASQWPLSAQTSSWLLAAFPGPAFDFWWPLQAQNLTSSGPLPARPPASRRPAWAWTHSGLSMPS; this is encoded by the coding sequence ATGCAGCCAAGAGAAACAGCTGTGCCTGCAGAGGCCgccatgtgggaggctgaggccgggcctCCTCAAATCGGCCTCTGCAGAGCCACTTGCAGCCTCCCGGcgtcctctccgggcccagctcttcctcccggctgTGTCTCCAGGCCTGACTCTGGCCTCCCAACAACGTCTTTGgactcagctcctgcccagctcccagcggCCCTGGTAGGCCCACCACTTCCcgaagccaagctccccaggcccagctcaggcctcacggtggcctctccaggctcagctcctgccctccgatggcaaggtcggtgggctcctctaggcccagcttgggcctcccggcggcctctgcaggcccaaatCGTCTTGAagtcggcctctccaggcccagctccggcctcccggcggcctctgcaggcccaagtcgtCGTCAAGTCGGCCTGGAATTGGGCCTGGAAGAGCAGCAAGTCGGCCTTCCCGGGCCCAGCTCCGTCCTCTcggcggcctctccaggtgcaaaacttcctcgagtcagcctctccaggcccagctcctcctgcctcccagtggcctctttcagcCCAGACCAGCTCATGGCTCTTggcggccttcccaggccccgcttttgacttttggtggcctcttcaggcccagaacTTGACCTCCAGTGGGCCTTTGCCGGCCCGGCCTCCTGCCTCTCGAAGGCCTGCATGGGCCTGGACTCACAGCGGactctccatgcccagctag